Proteins encoded by one window of Acetivibrio thermocellus ATCC 27405:
- the pheT gene encoding phenylalanine--tRNA ligase subunit beta: MKAPIDWLKDYVDINVSTKELADAMTMSGSKVEGIEVQGEEITKVVVGKILSLEKHPDADRLQVAKVDVGSEVLQIVTGAQNVNVGDYIPVALVGSTLPGGKKISKGKLRGVESYGMMCSIEELGLTRDDCPDAPEDGIYILPKEEELGKDIKEVLGLNKEIIEFEITSNRPDCLSIIGLAREAAVTLKTKFKRPVINVKEEGDDASQYISVEVKDTGLCPRFAARVVKDVKIGPSPKWMRDRLKAAGVRPINNIVDITNYVMLEYGQPMHAYDIKDIKGNKIIVRRAFDGEIIKTLDDQDRELDSSMLVIADEERAVGVAGVMGGANSEIKDDTKTIVFEAANFNGTSVRLTAKKLGMRTEASGRFEKGLDPENVEAAINRAAQLVEELGIGTVCKGMIDCYPEKKEPRIIKLRVDKINSLLGTNIPKEEMIDILRALEFEVDENNMTVKVPTFRDDVEREADIAEEIARFYGYNNIEATLLSGKTATQGRKTYKQTIEDLIKETMIACGLCETYTFSFTSPKVFDKLNLPADSELRKAVVISNPLGEDYSIMRTTTIPDMLAVISTNYNRRIEEARLFEMSKVYIPKSLPLEELPEEKTVLTLGMYGELDFYDLKGVVEELLERLGIKNYDVSPEKNNVVFHPGRTALINIDGEYAGIIGEIHPEVAEKFECPERTYIGVIEVETLVRKASMDCQYKGLPKYPAVTRDIAMLVKDEVMVKEIEDIIKQRAGKILESVKLFDVYKGKQVPEGMKSVAYSITFRASDRTLTDEEVGKAMTKILDGLKRNLGAELR, translated from the coding sequence ATGAAAGCACCGATAGATTGGCTGAAAGATTATGTTGATATAAATGTGAGCACAAAAGAGCTGGCGGATGCCATGACAATGTCAGGCTCCAAGGTTGAAGGAATAGAAGTTCAGGGAGAAGAAATCACCAAAGTTGTGGTGGGAAAAATACTTTCTCTTGAAAAGCATCCCGATGCCGACAGGTTGCAGGTGGCAAAGGTGGATGTGGGCAGCGAGGTATTACAGATAGTTACAGGAGCACAGAACGTAAATGTCGGAGATTACATACCGGTGGCTCTTGTGGGTTCCACTCTTCCCGGAGGAAAGAAAATATCCAAAGGAAAACTCAGAGGTGTGGAATCCTACGGCATGATGTGCTCAATAGAAGAATTGGGCCTTACCAGGGATGATTGTCCCGATGCGCCGGAAGACGGGATTTATATCCTGCCCAAAGAAGAGGAATTGGGTAAAGATATTAAAGAAGTATTGGGATTGAACAAGGAGATTATTGAGTTTGAAATTACATCCAACAGACCGGACTGTCTTAGTATTATTGGTCTTGCAAGAGAAGCCGCTGTCACTTTGAAGACAAAGTTCAAGAGGCCTGTTATAAATGTGAAGGAAGAAGGGGACGACGCTTCGCAGTATATTTCCGTTGAGGTGAAAGATACCGGGCTTTGCCCGAGATTTGCGGCAAGGGTTGTAAAGGATGTCAAAATCGGACCTTCTCCCAAGTGGATGAGGGACAGGCTTAAAGCTGCAGGAGTAAGACCGATTAACAATATTGTTGACATAACAAACTATGTAATGCTGGAATACGGTCAGCCGATGCATGCTTATGACATCAAGGATATAAAGGGAAACAAGATTATTGTAAGGAGAGCTTTTGACGGAGAGATAATCAAAACCTTGGATGATCAGGACAGAGAACTGGACTCCTCAATGCTTGTGATAGCCGATGAGGAAAGGGCTGTCGGAGTGGCCGGCGTTATGGGCGGTGCCAATTCGGAAATAAAAGATGACACGAAAACCATAGTATTTGAGGCCGCAAACTTCAACGGAACATCCGTGAGACTTACGGCAAAGAAGCTGGGAATGAGGACCGAAGCCTCCGGAAGATTTGAGAAAGGCCTTGATCCTGAAAATGTGGAGGCTGCCATCAACAGGGCCGCGCAGCTTGTGGAAGAGCTGGGAATAGGTACGGTATGCAAGGGCATGATTGATTGTTACCCTGAAAAAAAAGAGCCAAGAATTATAAAACTCAGGGTTGACAAAATAAACAGTCTCCTTGGCACCAACATCCCGAAAGAAGAAATGATTGATATTTTGAGGGCCCTGGAGTTTGAAGTGGATGAGAATAATATGACTGTAAAGGTTCCAACTTTTAGAGATGATGTAGAAAGGGAAGCGGACATTGCGGAAGAAATTGCAAGGTTCTACGGCTACAATAACATAGAAGCCACGCTTTTGTCCGGCAAGACTGCCACACAGGGAAGAAAGACCTACAAGCAGACTATTGAAGACCTCATAAAGGAAACAATGATTGCGTGCGGACTGTGTGAGACATATACCTTCTCGTTTACCAGTCCGAAAGTGTTTGACAAATTAAATCTTCCGGCGGACAGCGAGCTTCGCAAGGCTGTTGTTATTTCCAATCCGCTGGGAGAGGATTACAGCATAATGAGAACCACTACTATTCCGGATATGCTTGCGGTAATAAGCACCAACTACAACAGAAGAATAGAAGAAGCAAGACTGTTTGAAATGTCCAAGGTTTATATTCCCAAGAGCCTTCCGCTGGAGGAGCTGCCCGAGGAAAAAACGGTACTTACTTTGGGAATGTACGGTGAGCTTGATTTCTATGATTTGAAAGGCGTTGTGGAAGAACTTCTGGAAAGGCTTGGAATAAAGAATTATGATGTTTCGCCGGAGAAGAACAATGTTGTGTTCCATCCGGGAAGAACGGCTTTAATAAACATTGACGGTGAGTATGCGGGTATTATAGGAGAAATACATCCTGAAGTTGCCGAAAAGTTTGAATGTCCGGAGCGCACTTACATTGGTGTCATCGAGGTTGAAACACTGGTCAGGAAAGCTTCAATGGATTGCCAGTACAAAGGGCTTCCGAAGTATCCGGCCGTTACAAGGGATATAGCTATGCTTGTAAAAGATGAAGTAATGGTAAAAGAAATAGAAGACATTATAAAGCAGAGAGCAGGCAAGATACTTGAGAGTGTGAAGCTTTTTGATGTTTACAAAGGCAAGCAGGTACCCGAAGGCATGAAGAGCGTGGCCTATTCCATAACGTTCAGGGCATCCGACAGGACTTTGACCGATGAAGAAGTGGGCAAGGCTATGACAAAGATTCTTGACGGACTGAAGAGAAATCTTGGTGCGGAGCTTAGATAA
- a CDS encoding alpha/beta-type small acid-soluble spore protein produces the protein MARRNTSLDPKAREALNRFKIECAKEIGYLQFVKENNDHYKGDVPCRINGLQGGPIGGQMVKRMIEMAKSELIK, from the coding sequence ATGGCAAGAAGAAATACTTCTTTGGACCCAAAAGCAAGAGAGGCTTTAAACCGTTTTAAAATAGAATGCGCCAAAGAAATCGGTTATTTGCAGTTCGTTAAAGAAAACAACGACCATTACAAAGGCGACGTACCATGCAGAATAAACGGATTGCAAGGCGGACCCATTGGCGGACAAATGGTAAAAAGAATGATTGAAATGGCAAAAAGTGAATTAATAAAATAG
- a CDS encoding glucose-6-phosphate isomerase gives MERIKFDYSKALPFVSEREVAYFENFVRSAHDMLHNKTGAGNDFVGWVDLPVNYDREEFARIKAAAEKIKSDSDALVVIGIGGSYLGARAAIEMLSHSFHNLMPKSKRNAPEIYFVGNNISSTYIADLLEVIEGKEISVNVISKSGTTTEPAIAFRIFKEYMENKYGKDGASKRIYATTDKEKGALRKLATEEGYETFVVPDDIGGRFSVLTAVGLLPIAVAGIDIDSMMKGAADARELYSNPNLMENDCYKYAAVRNALYRKNKTIEIMVNYEPSLHYFTEWWKQLYGESEGKDQKGIFPAGVDFTTDLHSMGQYIQDGLRNIFETVIRVEKPRKNIVIKEEKDNLDGLNFIAGKDVDYVNKKAMEGTVLAHTDGGVPNLVVTVPELSAYYFGNMVYFFEKACGISGYLLGVNPFDQPGVEAYKKNMFALLGKPGYEEQRKKLEERL, from the coding sequence ATGGAAAGAATAAAATTTGACTATTCAAAAGCATTGCCTTTTGTAAGTGAACGTGAAGTTGCATATTTCGAGAATTTTGTAAGGTCTGCCCATGACATGCTCCATAACAAAACCGGAGCGGGAAATGACTTTGTAGGCTGGGTTGATCTTCCTGTAAATTATGACAGGGAAGAATTTGCGAGAATCAAGGCTGCGGCAGAAAAGATAAAATCTGATTCTGATGCTTTGGTTGTAATTGGAATCGGAGGTTCCTATCTGGGAGCAAGGGCGGCAATAGAGATGCTTTCCCACTCATTCCACAATCTCATGCCCAAATCAAAGAGGAATGCTCCTGAGATATATTTTGTGGGAAACAATATCAGCTCTACATACATTGCTGATTTGCTGGAAGTAATAGAAGGCAAAGAGATTTCGGTAAACGTTATATCAAAATCCGGTACTACAACGGAGCCTGCCATTGCTTTCAGAATCTTTAAAGAGTACATGGAAAACAAATACGGAAAAGACGGAGCAAGTAAAAGAATATATGCCACTACCGACAAGGAGAAAGGAGCACTCAGGAAGCTGGCAACCGAAGAGGGATATGAAACATTTGTAGTTCCTGATGACATAGGTGGAAGATTCTCCGTTCTGACGGCAGTTGGCTTGCTTCCCATTGCAGTGGCCGGAATTGACATCGACAGCATGATGAAGGGAGCTGCTGACGCCCGTGAGCTTTACAGCAATCCAAACCTGATGGAAAACGACTGCTACAAATATGCGGCTGTAAGAAACGCTCTCTACAGAAAGAACAAGACAATTGAGATAATGGTAAACTATGAACCTTCACTCCATTACTTCACAGAATGGTGGAAACAGCTCTACGGAGAAAGTGAAGGAAAGGATCAAAAAGGTATATTCCCGGCCGGAGTTGACTTCACTACGGACCTTCATTCCATGGGACAGTATATACAGGATGGACTCAGGAACATATTTGAAACGGTAATCAGGGTTGAAAAGCCCAGAAAGAATATTGTTATAAAGGAAGAAAAGGACAACCTTGACGGATTGAACTTTATTGCCGGAAAAGACGTGGACTATGTAAACAAGAAAGCAATGGAAGGAACGGTACTTGCCCATACCGACGGCGGTGTTCCGAATCTTGTGGTAACCGTGCCTGAGCTTAGTGCTTATTACTTTGGAAATATGGTATACTTCTTTGAAAAAGCCTGCGGTATAAGCGGATACCTCCTTGGTGTAAATCCTTTTGACCAGCCGGGAGTTGAGGCTTACAAGAAAAACATGTTTGCCCTTCTTGGAAAACCGGGATATGAAGAACAAAGAAAGAAACTTGAAGAGCGTTTGTAA
- a CDS encoding metallophosphoesterase — protein sequence MNILYFVLLLIILALVYMYYETTRLKISRVCFTESKEPFKIVHMSDLHIKFLNVDINKVVKVLETEKPDLVVLTGDYIDNPKHIPAFIKFLESIKGNYKICLCFGNHDYKALKNSEDSIQEFKQLIEEKGVSVLLNSSVCIEKGNRKYNVIGIEDLRSKRYDVKKALAGCNTKGCTNIAISHNPDIILQLPGGSVDYLLCGHFHGGQIWMPFNLEFRILRHEKLTKIGITKGTHKLNNINLHINSGLGNVCVPLRLFSPPEISILHLP from the coding sequence ATGAACATTCTGTATTTTGTTTTATTATTAATTATACTTGCCCTTGTTTATATGTACTATGAAACGACAAGGCTGAAAATCAGCAGGGTCTGTTTTACCGAAAGCAAAGAGCCTTTTAAGATTGTACATATGTCGGACCTGCATATAAAGTTTCTGAACGTGGATATAAACAAGGTGGTAAAGGTATTAGAGACGGAAAAACCTGATCTTGTCGTACTTACGGGAGATTACATAGACAATCCGAAACATATACCGGCATTTATAAAGTTCCTTGAAAGTATCAAGGGAAATTATAAAATTTGCCTTTGTTTCGGCAACCACGATTACAAGGCACTAAAAAACAGCGAAGATTCAATACAGGAGTTTAAACAGCTAATTGAAGAAAAAGGTGTATCAGTCCTTCTCAACAGCTCCGTCTGTATTGAAAAGGGCAACCGAAAGTACAATGTTATTGGAATTGAGGACCTCAGGTCAAAACGGTATGATGTAAAAAAGGCTCTTGCCGGCTGCAATACAAAAGGCTGCACCAATATAGCCATATCGCACAACCCCGACATTATTCTTCAACTACCCGGGGGAAGTGTGGATTATCTTTTGTGCGGTCATTTTCACGGCGGACAGATATGGATGCCTTTTAATCTGGAATTTAGAATTTTGCGCCATGAAAAACTTACTAAAATAGGTATTACAAAAGGAACCCACAAGCTTAACAACATTAACTTGCATATTAACAGCGGACTTGGAAATGTGTGTGTTCCCTTAAGGCTTTTTTCACCGCCGGAAATATCCATACTACATCTGCCATAA
- a CDS encoding pyridoxamine 5'-phosphate oxidase family protein produces MKLRRKDREVTEIKELIQIIDQCKVCRIAIQDSAGLYIVPMNFGYAYENNQLVLFFHSAKDGRKVRALKENSDVCFEMDCEHRLITGDTACQYSYSFKSIIGNGKVVFIDDAEEKKAALSALMKHQTGKDFSFDDKMIDSVLVFKIIVHEFTGKYHP; encoded by the coding sequence ATGAAATTGCGAAGAAAAGACAGAGAAGTTACGGAAATAAAAGAGTTAATTCAGATTATTGACCAGTGCAAAGTCTGCAGGATTGCTATTCAAGACAGTGCCGGCCTTTATATCGTGCCAATGAATTTTGGTTATGCTTATGAAAACAATCAGCTGGTATTATTTTTCCATAGCGCAAAAGACGGAAGAAAAGTTAGAGCACTGAAAGAAAACAGCGATGTATGCTTTGAAATGGATTGTGAACACCGGCTCATTACAGGAGACACAGCCTGCCAATATTCGTATTCATTTAAAAGCATTATCGGAAACGGTAAAGTCGTCTTTATTGATGATGCCGAAGAAAAGAAAGCTGCCCTCTCTGCATTGATGAAACATCAAACCGGAAAAGACTTTTCATTTGATGATAAAATGATAGACAGTGTGCTGGTATTCAAAATAATCGTACATGAATTTACCGGCAAATATCACCCTTGA
- a CDS encoding IS982-like element ISCth1 family transposase: MMELDKNYYIKEIENLKDFVTVAYIIIDDIYQKVTPPHIANRCNINNSVMSDSEIITICIVGELLTIDSEKAWLGFCKKNMRDLFPKFCDRTRFNRTRRNLHAVIEEIRKELSNLTGYAQQPYRIVDSIPIPVCKFGRAKFHKTFRGFGATYGKCPSKKEIYLGYKLHMLATLDGFITDFAITPANVDDRAGVWDLIDSYRRITLIGDKGYIGTEFAVELKEEKEIEILPVKRSNSKLQFPKAIRQLIFKLRRRIETSASQLTQQLNIEKVLAKSYWGFLARVKTKLLAYNLCYYINKLIGRDINFSRIKELVFG; the protein is encoded by the coding sequence ATGATGGAGCTTGATAAAAATTATTATATCAAAGAAATTGAAAACTTAAAAGACTTTGTAACTGTCGCCTACATCATAATTGACGACATTTACCAGAAGGTAACTCCACCACACATTGCAAATCGCTGTAACATCAATAATTCGGTTATGAGCGATAGTGAAATAATTACCATATGTATTGTTGGAGAGTTACTCACTATCGACTCTGAGAAAGCTTGGTTGGGTTTCTGTAAGAAGAATATGAGAGACCTGTTTCCCAAATTCTGTGACAGGACCAGGTTCAATAGAACCCGCAGAAACCTGCACGCAGTAATTGAGGAAATCAGAAAAGAACTCTCAAACCTTACAGGGTATGCCCAGCAACCTTACCGGATAGTAGATAGTATTCCTATACCGGTGTGCAAATTTGGAAGAGCCAAGTTCCATAAAACATTCCGTGGTTTCGGAGCAACTTATGGAAAATGTCCTTCCAAAAAAGAAATATATCTGGGCTATAAGCTGCATATGCTTGCAACCCTGGATGGTTTTATAACTGATTTTGCAATTACACCTGCCAATGTTGATGATCGTGCTGGTGTATGGGACCTGATTGATTCTTACCGGCGGATAACCTTAATTGGAGATAAGGGATATATTGGAACAGAATTTGCTGTTGAACTAAAAGAGGAAAAGGAAATAGAGATCCTACCTGTTAAAAGGAGCAACAGCAAGTTACAGTTTCCGAAAGCTATAAGGCAATTAATCTTCAAATTAAGGCGCCGGATAGAGACTTCGGCTTCTCAGCTTACCCAGCAACTCAATATAGAGAAGGTGCTTGCAAAGTCGTACTGGGGATTTTTAGCCAGGGTAAAAACCAAGCTTTTAGCCTACAACTTATGTTATTACATCAATAAGCTTATAGGCCGTGATATTAATTTTTCGAGGATCAAAGAGTTAGTATTTGGTTAA
- a CDS encoding 3'-5' exonuclease: MALSCLCLLINNYNSFKDKTLMDFYSFVKDKIFTDLSKFRKGNIKTFYEKHTYQQLAAYVNIVDDISYFKTIHKAKGDEFNNVLLILKEKDLDFLLKPNLLKNEEHRIYYVAISRAKEKLFICVDNLNPQNILKLNTLFNIVILN, from the coding sequence ATGGCTTTGAGTTGTTTATGTTTGTTAATAAATAACTATAATAGTTTTAAAGATAAAACTTTAATGGATTTTTACAGCTTTGTTAAAGATAAAATCTTTACAGATTTATCAAAGTTTCGGAAAGGAAATATTAAAACTTTTTATGAAAAACATACATACCAACAGTTGGCCGCATATGTAAATATAGTAGATGATATTAGTTACTTTAAAACTATTCATAAAGCGAAAGGTGATGAATTTAATAATGTTTTACTCATATTAAAAGAAAAAGATTTAGATTTTTTATTGAAGCCTAATCTTCTTAAAAATGAAGAACATAGGATTTATTATGTTGCAATTAGTAGAGCTAAAGAGAAACTATTTATTTGTGTTGATAATTTAAATCCGCAAAATATTTTAAAGTTAAATACACTCTTTAATATTGTTATTTTAAATTGA
- a CDS encoding transposase, translating into MESYLLDSERSKVIREMNETYTEFNYKETKKNLEGLASSLEHKYLVEASSLDEGLDEILTLHRLKVPGLLRISFLTTNLIELARETARDIMGRVRGWSKGNQVLRWLSCVFLHARNSLSK; encoded by the coding sequence TTGGAAAGTTATTTGCTAGACAGTGAGAGAAGTAAAGTTATCAGAGAAATGAATGAGACATACACAGAATTTAATTATAAGGAAACGAAAAAGAATTTAGAAGGACTTGCTAGTTCACTGGAACACAAGTACCTGGTGGAAGCGTCGAGTCTTGATGAAGGACTTGACGAGATATTGACGTTGCATCGATTAAAAGTTCCCGGCCTTTTGAGGATTTCATTTTTGACAACGAACTTAATAGAGTTAGCAAGAGAAACAGCGAGGGATATTATGGGAAGAGTGAGGGGATGGAGTAAAGGGAATCAAGTTTTAAGGTGGTTATCATGTGTTTTTTTACACGCGAGAAACAGTTTAAGCAAGTAA
- a CDS encoding NAD-dependent epimerase: protein MEGVILVTGAAGFIGFHLVQRLLKEGCNVVGIDNLNEYYDVKLKKDRLKLLSENKNFVFRKVDIKNKKAVDRIFETYRPSYVINLAAQAGVRYSIENPYAYVDSNLVGFVNILEACRKYPVKHLIYASSSSVYGGNKVSPFSTRHNVDHPVSLYAATKKSNELLAHTYSHLFGIPTTGLRFFTVYGPWGRPDMAYFSFTKDILSGNPIKVFNYGKMERDFTYIDDVVEGIVKLIDRIPTPNENWDETKDDISTSFAPYKIYNIGNNNPVPLMNFISVLESALGKVAKKVYLDLQPGDVLRTYADISDLERDINFKPSTSIEDGLRKFVQWYKEYYKAEI from the coding sequence ATGGAAGGAGTAATATTAGTCACCGGTGCGGCAGGCTTTATCGGTTTCCACTTGGTACAGCGCTTGTTAAAAGAGGGTTGTAACGTCGTAGGTATAGATAATTTAAATGAGTATTACGATGTTAAACTGAAAAAAGACCGCCTGAAATTGTTAAGTGAAAATAAAAACTTTGTATTCCGCAAAGTTGACATAAAAAACAAAAAGGCAGTGGACCGTATCTTTGAAACCTATCGGCCTTCCTATGTAATCAATCTTGCGGCACAAGCGGGAGTGCGTTATTCCATTGAAAATCCCTATGCCTACGTGGATTCAAATTTGGTAGGATTTGTGAACATTCTTGAGGCTTGCCGAAAATACCCTGTGAAGCACCTTATCTATGCTTCATCAAGTTCGGTATACGGGGGAAACAAAGTTTCGCCGTTTTCCACCAGACATAATGTGGACCATCCTGTGTCTCTTTATGCAGCCACAAAAAAATCCAATGAATTGCTGGCCCATACCTACAGTCATCTTTTCGGCATTCCCACAACAGGGCTGAGGTTTTTTACCGTTTACGGCCCCTGGGGAAGACCGGATATGGCGTATTTCTCATTTACAAAAGATATTTTAAGCGGAAACCCCATTAAAGTGTTCAATTATGGTAAAATGGAAAGAGACTTTACTTATATTGATGATGTGGTGGAAGGAATTGTAAAATTAATTGACAGAATCCCGACGCCTAATGAAAACTGGGATGAAACTAAAGATGACATAAGTACCAGTTTTGCACCGTACAAAATCTACAATATCGGCAACAACAATCCTGTTCCGTTAATGAATTTCATAAGTGTTTTAGAGTCAGCTCTTGGTAAGGTTGCAAAAAAAGTATATTTGGATTTGCAACCCGGCGATGTGCTCAGAACCTATGCGGATATTTCCGACCTTGAAAGGGATATAAATTTCAAGCCGTCCACAAGTATTGAAGACGGGCTTCGAAAATTTGTACAGTGGTACAAGGAGTATTATAAAGCTGAAATTTAG
- a CDS encoding radical SAM/SPASM domain-containing protein, translating to MTKTEKKLAWVDGFIARIKPYVYVRLKDNVLIRMPNEAFKLNTTGARVIDHILKGGSVYDFVKIRPDARETEMQLELFFVDFLRVWNKEVCENYTTAAVHRVEFSKGYIELPVLSEVALTYACNIKCRFCYAGCTKVKKNRELDKEGFKKVLDIIRYEAEVPSVSFTGGEPLLNKNLPELIKYASKANGMRVNLITNGTLITTKKAKELARAGLASAQVSIESPYASEHDSITGVPGSHEASISGFKALKAAGVAVHPHFTICRLNQKSAVEYPEFCKEIGSDRFSANLIIPAGRGDDAELTIRYRDIGKIVEDIRKKALEAGVKFMWYSPTPLCLFNPIPVGLGNKGCSACEGLLSVDPEGNVLPCSSWAEPVGNLLDEGFEAVWFKKRSKWIRDKEAAPEKCKDCKHFAVCQGACPLYFNIHGYEELYDSWKSFGLCKERSSV from the coding sequence ATGACGAAGACTGAGAAAAAACTGGCCTGGGTTGATGGGTTTATTGCCCGGATAAAACCGTATGTATATGTCAGGCTTAAAGACAATGTGCTGATTCGTATGCCCAATGAAGCGTTTAAGCTGAATACCACCGGAGCAAGGGTTATTGACCACATTCTTAAAGGTGGTTCGGTGTATGATTTTGTAAAGATACGCCCTGACGCCCGGGAAACCGAGATGCAGCTTGAACTTTTTTTCGTGGATTTTTTGCGGGTGTGGAACAAGGAAGTCTGTGAGAATTACACAACTGCTGCGGTACACAGGGTTGAATTCAGTAAGGGATATATTGAGCTTCCTGTCTTGTCGGAAGTTGCTCTTACCTATGCCTGCAATATAAAATGCCGTTTTTGTTATGCCGGATGTACCAAGGTAAAAAAGAACAGGGAGCTTGACAAGGAAGGATTTAAAAAGGTTCTTGACATTATCCGGTACGAGGCTGAGGTACCCAGTGTATCCTTTACGGGAGGGGAGCCTCTTCTTAACAAAAATCTTCCCGAACTTATAAAATATGCCTCGAAGGCCAACGGGATGAGAGTTAACCTTATAACCAACGGCACGCTGATAACTACCAAAAAAGCAAAAGAGCTTGCCAGGGCAGGTCTTGCGTCGGCGCAGGTGAGTATTGAATCTCCGTATGCTTCGGAGCATGATTCCATTACGGGAGTGCCGGGTTCCCATGAGGCCTCGATATCGGGATTTAAAGCCCTTAAGGCAGCAGGAGTTGCGGTTCATCCTCACTTTACGATTTGCAGGCTGAATCAAAAATCAGCCGTTGAATATCCGGAGTTTTGCAAAGAGATAGGTTCTGACAGGTTCTCTGCCAATCTTATTATACCTGCGGGGCGGGGCGATGACGCTGAATTGACAATTCGTTATCGTGATATTGGAAAAATAGTGGAGGATATACGAAAAAAGGCTTTAGAGGCCGGTGTTAAATTTATGTGGTATTCTCCAACTCCACTGTGCTTGTTTAATCCAATTCCTGTGGGGCTTGGCAATAAAGGATGCAGTGCCTGTGAAGGATTGCTTTCCGTCGATCCTGAAGGAAATGTTCTGCCATGTTCAAGCTGGGCGGAGCCTGTGGGGAATTTGCTGGATGAAGGCTTTGAAGCCGTATGGTTTAAAAAGCGCTCCAAATGGATAAGGGACAAGGAAGCCGCACCTGAAAAGTGCAAGGATTGCAAACATTTTGCGGTATGTCAGGGAGCCTGTCCCCTGTATTTCAATATACATGGATACGAAGAGCTTTATGATTCATGGAAATCTTTTGGTTTATGTAAGGAAAGGAGTAGCGTATGA
- a CDS encoding GNAT family N-acetyltransferase: MSRTSQLRLYNPTLETERLILRKLKISDDKDIFEYAKDPEVSRYVTWEPHKSIEDARAFINWNLERYNKGEIGEWAIELKETGRVIGSIGFVELDRINFCGTVGYALSRKYWGKGIMTEAVRRIIRFAFEEMGLNRVEAVHIPENEASGRVMQKAGMMYEGLLRQRMFAKGRFWDLKQYAIIKDDVQLQGLQQEIS, translated from the coding sequence ATGAGCCGGACATCACAACTGCGTTTGTACAATCCCACATTGGAGACGGAAAGGCTTATTTTAAGGAAGCTTAAAATTTCTGATGATAAAGATATATTTGAATATGCAAAGGATCCCGAAGTATCCAGATATGTAACCTGGGAGCCGCACAAGTCCATTGAGGATGCCAGAGCGTTTATCAATTGGAATCTTGAACGTTACAACAAAGGTGAAATCGGCGAGTGGGCCATTGAGCTTAAAGAAACTGGAAGAGTAATCGGAAGTATCGGATTTGTGGAGCTTGACAGGATAAATTTTTGTGGAACAGTGGGATATGCCCTGTCAAGGAAATACTGGGGCAAGGGTATTATGACTGAAGCGGTCAGGCGTATAATTCGTTTTGCTTTTGAAGAAATGGGATTAAACAGAGTTGAAGCGGTGCACATTCCTGAAAATGAAGCATCGGGAAGGGTAATGCAAAAAGCGGGAATGATGTATGAAGGGCTGCTTCGCCAAAGGATGTTTGCAAAAGGAAGGTTTTGGGACTTAAAGCAGTATGCCATTATAAAAGATGATGTCCAGTTACAGGGATTGCAACAGGAAATATCTTAA